The window ATAGTAGTACACAAAAACGGTAAACTGCTCACCAGCATACACGCTCGCCCTGTCGGCCCATATGGTGGTCTCGGGAAACACCAGCGTGTAGCTGGGCTCTGGCGTGGGCGTGCTGCTGCTCACCACCGGAATCCTCTTTCCCATAAGAGCGATGATGGCGTATGAGGTGGACATGACGGGGCTCGAACGAGTGTTGGGAAGGTGGAAGAATGCGCCATCCGAGTCCTGCATCGACTTCAGAAAATCCACTGGATTGTCGTTCTTCGTCCACTCACCCGATGTGGGGGACTCTCCCATTGCCAGAATCGCCCATATCGCCCACGAGGTTGCCTCAGAGGTGGGGCTCGTGCCAAACGAGGGGTCGGACACGAACCCCCCGCTGGCGTCCTGAGAGTCCCTGATGAACTGCATGCCCCTCTTCACCTCATCCGAGGTGGTGGACTCGCCTGCCATGAGCAGGGCGAGCACCGCAATGGCGGTGTCATCAGTGTCGCTCGGACCCCCCACGTTCATCGACCAGCCTCCATCTGCATTCTGGTTGTCCTTGATGAACTGCACGCTGTCCTTTATGATGGTGGAGTTGGAGGGGTCCACACCAGCCGCCACCAGCGCAATCACACCCCAGAAGTCGTCGTTTAGCAGCGATGGGTCGCCAATCTGACCCTGCTTGTACAGGTCGCCCAGCTTTTGCACATAATCTATGCCGCTGGAGTTCCGTGGGTCCACACCAAGGCAGAGCAGCGTGAGGATGTGCCGCTCCACATCCGTGGCAAGGTCAGTGTCCACAAGATGCTGGTTTGCAAGGATGTAGTCCGCGAGCGAATTTCCGCCCACCGTCCAGTTGGCGGACGACGCGTTCTCCCCTGCGGCGGTGATGGCCATCACTGCCCACTCGGAAAGCGCATACCCCCCTATCTTACCGCTGGACTTCTGCTGTGAGTGGAGGTAGTAAAGGGCATTTGCGATCACAGAGTCGTTCGCCTGAAGCGGGTAGGCAGTGGCACATGGAAATGTCACCATAGAGGCCATGAGCAACAGCGTCATCCACACCCCTGCCCTCACCGCCCCATCCCCCTCCCCAGCCTGTATGCAATAAACCCGAGCAGCACGACTCCAATGCCAGCCATGAGCAGCAGCCCCCCAACATACGTGCTCATTGCCCGCTGGGATGCCAGCTCGCTCATCCTGGCAGGGTCGAGCACCTGCACCACATACTGGGCATCTGCCTCGTTGAGCTGGAATGTGTACGTGCCAGCCTGCGTGAACACCACCCTCGGGCCAGCTCGCTCATCAGAGCGGAGTATTATGGGAGCATAATAGGGTCTGCCATCCACCCACACCGCTGGGGTATCCTCAGAATCCTCAGATCCATAAATCTTCACGTACACATAGCCCGCCCGGGCATCTGGACCCGGCTCGAGCGCCAGCCTCAGGGTGTATGGAATGCCCACCTCTGCCAGCCTCACCACCCTCCCAGAATCGTCCGATAAGCTCAGCGCACCACTGTAGCCCCTTGCCCTCTCCATTCTCTCCAGTGCCTTTGCGTGGGTGGCGAGGGCATCCTCGAGACTTCCAGAGCGATACTGGGCATACGAGAGCTCCACGAGCAGGCTGATGTTCTCTGGCTCCACATCCAGCGCCCGCTGGTAGTACTGGATGGCGCCCGTGTAGTTTCCCCTCTCCATAAGTGTCCTCGCTGTGAGGATGTAGGTGGGGAGCCTCACCCTCTCGAGCTTCTTGAGGGTGGCATCTGCCCCCTCGTAATCGCCAGCGGCATACTGGGCGTTTGCGAGGTTCTCGAGCACCACCTCGTTGGCTGGGTCCACCCGCAGCGCCCGCTCATAGTACGCAATGGCATCCTCGTAGCGCTTCAGCGCATAGTAGGCATTGGCAATGTTGTTGAGCAACACCACATTATCTGGCTGAACGTCGAGGGCGCGCTCATAATACTCTATGGCCTCAGCATAGCTTTCGAGGGCATACAGGCAGTTGGCCACCCCATACAGGGCAAACACATTGCGCTCATCGAGCTCGAGCACCTTGAGGTATATCTCCTTGGCCTCTGCATACTCGCCGAGGTAGTACTTGGAGCCTGCCTCCTTCAGCAGCTCATCGACAGAGGAGGGTTGGGCCATGGCCGATATAGCCACCACATGCACACACATGAGCACAGCCATCGCAGCCACTACCCAAGCCCTCAATCACACTCCTCCATCCATGTGTTCCAGTTCAGGACGACCCACGTTGTCTCCAGTACATTCACCCCATCGTGTTGTTATCTGATGTGCTGCTGGCACTTTGCACGCCGATATTTCGCAACCTCACTTCAAGCTCCATATTAGCCCCCATCATTCTGCCCGTCGGTTCCAGTTCAGCCCCACGATTGCGGCGTCTAGGATGTTCACTCTGTCGTCGTTGTTCAGGTCTGCTCCATCGTCGTAATCGGCGTTGCCATAGTGGGAGTTCCAGTGCAGACCCACCAATGAGGCATCCAGTATGTTCGATACGCCATCGCCGTTGGCATCCCCAGCCATGTACACCATCACGGGAATGTGGGTGTAGTTGTAAGCACTGGCGTTGTCGTACACTGTCATGTTGACCATGAATGGAGCATAAGAGCCATTGTTCCACATGTAGTGAGTGTACACGTGTGAGGTGGTGCTGTTGTTGGTGTGCAGCCAAGTACCATCTCCAAAGTCCCACACCCATGAGACGATGGAGCCGTCAGGGTCGTAAGAGCCGGAGCCATTGAAGAACACTGGCGAGTCCACGTTGTTGATGGCGTGTCTTACAGCGGCCACGGGAATGGGGGGTATACCGGCGTTGACCATTACCTTCTCACTCCTTATCACATACCTCCAATCACCCCCCGGATAGTCGGCTGTCTGTGCTCCAGCACACCACAGTGTGTAGTTGCCGCTCGCATTGAAGGACATGCTCACGGCACCAGAGGCGTTGGTGGGCCCAGCGATTGGCGCGCCGTTTGCCCACACGTACGCTCCCTCGAGCGGCATCCATCTGGACTGGTTGTAGTAGAGTGCGTGAGCCACAAACGTCCTGTTGACCTGCACGACCTCGGGCACCATGAGAGCGCTGAGCACCGCCTGCTGTGAGCCATAATACCACACCACCCCATCACCGGGTTTTAGCACACAATCCTCTGCCGAAACACTCGCCTTCCCATAGTTCACCGCATACTGCCATCCGTCCGCACCAGAGTTGTTCTCCCCTGCTATGCCCACCACGAAGTAGTTGCCATATGCATCCGTGGTATACACTGGAATGCCGAAGGAGTCGTTCATCGTCTCGAGCTGTGCGGCTACACAGGGCTCGGTGAACGCATCGAACGCATCGCCGCTGTTGTCCGCGATTGCCACATATGGAACGGTGTAGAACACATCGCCCTCGAACAGCGTGGCATTCTTGCCCTCAACCCTGAGGTGGTTGGTAAAGCCGTGGAGGGGGTAGAACTTGCCCAGGAGGGCAACGATGGCGTCTGGCGTGGAGTCTCCAGTGCCATTCCATGCAAAGCTGCCATCTGGCCTCTGAAGGCTGAGCAGATGCTCAACTGGATTGTACCCCTTTGTCCACTCAGCACTGGTGGGGTCCTGTCCAGCCGCCCAAATCGCCATTATGGCATAGGCATCGGAGTCCCCGTTGGACTGTGTATATGTGGCATCCCATCCAAAGCCACCATCGCTGTTCTGCCTGCTCTTTATGAAGGCAAGGGCATTGGTGATGGTGCTCGAGCTCTGTGGCTCGCCTGCCGCAAGAAGTGCGAGGATGGCTGCTGCCGTAGTGTCTGTGTCGCTCGTGGAGCTGAGTGACCAGCTCCATCCACCATCTGCGTTCTGATGGCTTTTGATGTAGTGGAGGGTGGTGTTCACCGTCGAGTTGCCCGTGTTCATACCCACCGAGCACAGCGCGAGCAATGCATAGATGTCGTCATTCAGCCCGCCCGCATCTCCAAACTGGGTGCCATCGAAGTATGTCAGAAGCGTTTGCACATACTTATCGGCAGGCTCGCCAGCTGCCGAGAGAGCGAGTATCTGCCGTGCATAGTCCGTCGCACTCGAAAGAGAGTCCCCCCTCGCGAGCAGATAGTCCACAGCGCTCGGGCTCGTGGGGGACGTCTTGAGAGTGTGCGGGTCTATGCCCGCAGAGGCAAACGCCATAACCGCCCATGCAGTTGTTGAATCGGAAACTATCTTACCATCTGCCGACTGATTCACCTTCAGCGAGTTCAGGGCATTCTGTATCACGCTGTCCGCGGGAGCTATGGGATAATCCGTCTGAGCAGCAGCACACGAGCTTACGAGGAGAATCAAAAACAGGGATGCACACAACCCCCACACAATCCTTCTGGAGCCTTCATCCATACACACACCCTCCACGCCTTAAGGAACTCAAATACACTGAGTCTGTGAGATAATACAAGTAGAGTGAATGAATATAAAGGTTGCTTAATTGTGTGTTGGCCCACAAGCGCTGACTCACAAGCGCTGACTCACAAGCGCTGGCTCCAAGAGGATTGGAGCACGATAAAGCAGAGTAGATGCACGATAAAACAAAGTAGATATGTGATGAGATACGAGCCCGTGGCGTGAGAGAGCTCGGCGTGTCCACGTACATCGACATGCAGGCATCGCTCGAGCAGGTGCTCCATGTGGCAAGGGACGAGCTTGGGCTTGCGTGTGTGGAGATTCTGTGCGATGGTAAGCACGACATCACCCGCGTGGACACCGAGGTGTGCGAGAGCTTTGATTTTACGTACTCGGTGCACGCCCCCATAGATTGCAACCTCGCCTCACTTCGAGAGGTGATGCGAAGGGCTGCGGTGGACCTCGTGGAGCAGGTGCTCATCGCTGCATCAGATATCGATGCACAGCTCGTGGTGGTGCATCCCGGCTACTACATATGGAACTACGAGAGAGAGGAAAGCTACGGGGCATGCCGCCGCTCGCTGCGGGAGCTGGAGGGGCTGCAAGCGGAGTACGGCATCGAGATAGGAATCGAGAACATGACTGGATGGGCGAACACCATTCTCACCCAGCCAGAGGAGCTCGACATGCTGGGAGGGCTCGGGCTCGTGCTGGATGTGGGGCACGCCAACGTGATGGGAAGGCTGTACGACTTCCTGAAGAGCGA is drawn from Methermicoccus shengliensis DSM 18856 and contains these coding sequences:
- a CDS encoding prenyltransferase/squalene oxidase repeat-containing protein, coding for MRAGVWMTLLLMASMVTFPCATAYPLQANDSVIANALYYLHSQQKSSGKIGGYALSEWAVMAITAAGENASSANWTVGGNSLADYILANQHLVDTDLATDVERHILTLLCLGVDPRNSSGIDYVQKLGDLYKQGQIGDPSLLNDDFWGVIALVAAGVDPSNSTIIKDSVQFIKDNQNADGGWSMNVGGPSDTDDTAIAVLALLMAGESTTSDEVKRGMQFIRDSQDASGGFVSDPSFGTSPTSEATSWAIWAILAMGESPTSGEWTKNDNPVDFLKSMQDSDGAFFHLPNTRSSPVMSTSYAIIALMGKRIPVVSSSTPTPEPSYTLVFPETTIWADRASVYAGEQFTVFVYYYDAGRWRPLPGAEVSAGGQVLVTDTSGTLSMNITTPGTYTLRASKRYYNSSEFRIEVLSPPTEVQQEVERMLEKHSKPSMLYMNESPTGGEGHLENGAVEDEAAWREPEPAARGGGAVLSLGALLAALLLFGRWRR
- a CDS encoding tetratricopeptide repeat protein; amino-acid sequence: MRAWVVAAMAVLMCVHVVAISAMAQPSSVDELLKEAGSKYYLGEYAEAKEIYLKVLELDERNVFALYGVANCLYALESYAEAIEYYERALDVQPDNVVLLNNIANAYYALKRYEDAIAYYERALRVDPANEVVLENLANAQYAAGDYEGADATLKKLERVRLPTYILTARTLMERGNYTGAIQYYQRALDVEPENISLLVELSYAQYRSGSLEDALATHAKALERMERARGYSGALSLSDDSGRVVRLAEVGIPYTLRLALEPGPDARAGYVYVKIYGSEDSEDTPAVWVDGRPYYAPIILRSDERAGPRVVFTQAGTYTFQLNEADAQYVVQVLDPARMSELASQRAMSTYVGGLLLMAGIGVVLLGFIAYRLGRGMGR
- a CDS encoding PKD domain-containing protein — protein: MDEGSRRIVWGLCASLFLILLVSSCAAAQTDYPIAPADSVIQNALNSLKVNQSADGKIVSDSTTAWAVMAFASAGIDPHTLKTSPTSPSAVDYLLARGDSLSSATDYARQILALSAAGEPADKYVQTLLTYFDGTQFGDAGGLNDDIYALLALCSVGMNTGNSTVNTTLHYIKSHQNADGGWSWSLSSTSDTDTTAAAILALLAAGEPQSSSTITNALAFIKSRQNSDGGFGWDATYTQSNGDSDAYAIMAIWAAGQDPTSAEWTKGYNPVEHLLSLQRPDGSFAWNGTGDSTPDAIVALLGKFYPLHGFTNHLRVEGKNATLFEGDVFYTVPYVAIADNSGDAFDAFTEPCVAAQLETMNDSFGIPVYTTDAYGNYFVVGIAGENNSGADGWQYAVNYGKASVSAEDCVLKPGDGVVWYYGSQQAVLSALMVPEVVQVNRTFVAHALYYNQSRWMPLEGAYVWANGAPIAGPTNASGAVSMSFNASGNYTLWCAGAQTADYPGGDWRYVIRSEKVMVNAGIPPIPVAAVRHAINNVDSPVFFNGSGSYDPDGSIVSWVWDFGDGTWLHTNNSTTSHVYTHYMWNNGSYAPFMVNMTVYDNASAYNYTHIPVMVYMAGDANGDGVSNILDASLVGLHWNSHYGNADYDDGADLNNDDRVNILDAAIVGLNWNRRAE
- a CDS encoding sugar phosphate isomerase/epimerase family protein produces the protein MRELGVSTYIDMQASLEQVLHVARDELGLACVEILCDGKHDITRVDTEVCESFDFTYSVHAPIDCNLASLREVMRRAAVDLVEQVLIAASDIDAQLVVVHPGYYIWNYEREESYGACRRSLRELEGLQAEYGIEIGIENMTGWANTILTQPEELDMLGGLGLVLDVGHANVMGRLYDFLKSDRIVHAHIHDNSGENDEHARLGSGEIDFERVLGVLERLPILCILEVQSIEDAKASIEWLCGNGMLHLVSDVEHHS